In Phaseolus vulgaris cultivar G19833 chromosome 7, P. vulgaris v2.0, whole genome shotgun sequence, the genomic stretch agatgaagattttcaagaaattcATCCCGATCACGACGATCCTATGGTGATAACAGTTGAAATAGCCGAATATGCCGTCATGAAAACCTTGGTTGATCAAGGCAGCTCAGTTGATATTCTGTTTTGGGATACTTTCAAAAGATTGCATCTGAAAGAAGAAGACATTGTACCTTTCCGAGAACAAATCATTGGTTTTTCAGGGGAGAGAGTCAGCACGAAAGGTTATGTGGATTTGATGACTACGTTTGGAAGAGGGAGTAAgactaaaaagattaaaatcagATATTTGGTGGTGGATGCTTCTACATCGTATAATGTGTTGTTAGGACGTTCTTCTTTGAATAAGTTGGGAGCAATAGTTTCAACGCCACATCTAGCAATGAAATTTCCAACAGAAAAGGGGGAGATAGCAACAGTTTATGTTAATCAAAGAGATGCTCGAGAATGTTATGCAGCCGGTCTGAAGATGAATTTAAAAACACACAAAGATACCGAAAGAATGGTGGCAATGGCGGATTTGGACCCGAGATTAAATGATGAAAGGTTGGAACCAAAAGAAGAGACTACAGCCGTGGTATTAGGTCGGGACGAGAAGCAATGCACTTATATAAGTGGAAGTTTGCCCGAAGAATTGTTAAACAAACTTGTCACATTGTTACACGACAACAAAGACTTGTTCGCTTGGACATCGTCTGATATACCTGGAATTGATCCAAAGGTAATTTGTCATAAGTTGTCGGTATGCCGAGAAGCAAGACCGATATCTCAGAAACGAAGAAAGTTAGgtgaaaagagaagaaaggtGGCAATGGAAGAAACTGAGAAGTTAATGCAAGCCGGTTTCATTAAGGAAGCTCAATATACGACATGGTTATCCAATGTGGTGCTTGTCAAAAAAccgaatggaaagtggagaatgtgtacaGATTATACAGACTTAAATAAGGCTTGTCCGAAAGATACATATCCATTGCCCAACATTGACCGATTGGTAGATGGGGCGTCTGGACAAGAAATGATGAGTTTTCTCGATGCTTAttcagggtataaccaaataCAGATGTATGAACCGGATGTTCCCAAAACAGCTTTTACCACAGATACGGCAAATTATTGTTACAAAGTCATGCCTTTCGGCTTAAAGAATGCCGGAGCAACGTATcagagattgatggataaggtgtTCAAAGATCAAATTGGAAGAAACATGGAAGTATATGTGGACGATATGGTTGTGAAGTCAGAGGAAGTGGAGAAACATTTGGGAGATCTTGAGGAGGTGTTTTCACGCATAAGAGAGTACAATATACGTCTCAACCCAGAAAAATGTGTACGGCGTCAAAGGTGGAAAATTTCTAGGTTTTATGTTAACCAACAGAGGGATTGAGGCTAATCCTGATAAATGTGAAGCAATTATGAAGATGAGGATCCCGAAAAACTTGAAAGAGGTGCAGAGGTTAGTGggaaaattaaattcattgtcAAGGTTTTTACCGGTCTTAGCCGAAAATACTAAATCGATAATAAGCTtgttaaaaaaatctgaaacctTTGAGTGGAATGAAAAATGTGAGCAAGCCTTCTCTCAAATCAAAAGCATGGTAGCTGAACCACCGATCCTAATCAAACCCGAGTTGACCCAACCCATCATAGTTTACTTAGCAACTTCCAATGAAGCCATAGGAGCAGCGTTAATCCAAGAGAATCCAGACCAGAAACCAATATACTTTGTAAGTAGATCCCTTCAAAATGCTGAAACCAGATATCCCAAAGTAGAAAAAGTTGCCTTGACCTTGGTGTACGCCGCAAGACGTCTTCGGCCATACTTTCAGAATCATCAGATAATTGTGAGGACAGATTATCCAATATCAaaaatcttgagaaaaccaGAACTTGCAGGTAGGATGGTGACATGGTCAATGGAGCTTTCCGAATATGGAATCAAGTATGAACCGAGAGGACCAATCAAAGCTCAAGCCCTTGCAGATTTCATCATTCAGATGCCGACAACAGCACAGCAGGAGCAGTGGATATTGTATGTAGATGGCGCGTCAAGCAAAAAAGGAAGCGGAGCAGGGACAGTACTTGAAGGACCAGACAACTTCCAAATAGAGATGGCATTGAGATTCGAGTTCAGAACATCCAACAACCAGGCCGAATACGAAGCTCTTATTGCAGGACTACTACTGGCGAGAGACATGGGAGTTGAAAACGTCATTTGCAAAAGTGATTCTCAGCTCTCAGTGGGACAGGTACGAGGAGATTATCAGGTAAAAGATCCATTATTGATGCAATATTATCATAAGGTATTAAATGTCATGCAATGTTTCAAACAagctgaaataaaatatattccgAGAGAACTAAACATGAAAGCAGATTCATTATCCAAATTGGCAAGTCAACAGCGGCAACTCCAACACAATTCGGTTATACAACAAACCCTCAGTCACCCGACAGTCGGTTTCGAGGAATGTTGCAATGTCACCACAACAAAAGATGAATGGATAGAAACATATTTGGAAGCCATAAAGAATCAAGAGCAAGGTGTTCAATTAGATACAAAAATGACCAAAAAAATAGCTAGTTTTGTGTTAATTGGAGATGAACTCTACAAACGCGGATATTCAATACCTTTGTTGAAATGTCTCTCAAAAGAGCAAGCTCAATATGTAGTGAAAGAACTTCATGAAGGAATATGTGGCTTACATTGTGGAGCTCGAACAATGACAACAAAAGTTTGCCGAGCTGGATATTATTGGACAACACTCCGAGAAGATTGTGAAATTTATGTTAAAACATGCAAGAAGTGTCAAGAATTTGGAAGTTTGAACCATATACCAGCACAGGCGTTACAAGGAATTACTTCTCCATGGCCCTTTCAAAATGGGGAATTGATATACTCGGTCCATTTCCACTTGGCCGGGGACAAACTAAATTCATGATAGTCGCTGTAGATTACTTTACAAAATGGATAGAAGCAGAAGCACTGACTAAGATAACAGCTCAGCAAGTTCAAACATTtatatggaaaaatataatatgtcgaTTCGGAATCCCACACACCATAATAACTGACAATGGCCGACAATTCATTGacaaaaaacttatggaatttTATGCAGATTTGGGAATCAAGTCAACAAGCACTTCAGTTGAACATCCGCAGACGAATGGACAAGCGGAGGCTGCAAACAAAGTTATTTTGGGACAATTGAAGAAGAGGTTAGGAAATGCCAAAGGTTTGTGGGCAGAGAAGTTACCAGAGATCTTATGGGAATATAGATGCACACCACAAACTTCAACTGGTGAAACACCATTCAACCTCACATATGGGACGGATGCAATGTTACCTGTAGAAGTGAATGAACCAACGTTACGAAGGCAGATAGAAGACTGGAATATTAACAATGAATGCTTGAGAACCGACCTTGATCTCATTGAAGAACTTAGAGAACGAGCAAAGATAAAAGAGGCAACAGTAAAAAGAAGAGCAATGAAAAGGTTCAATGCGAAAGTAAAATTCAGAGATTTTAAGGAGGGGGACTTAGTATGGAGAATGCGAACTGATGCACGAAAAGATCCGCGACATGGAAAATTGGCCTCTAACTGGGAAGGTCCATTCAGAATACTCGAAAATTTGCAAAATGGAGCATACAGATTGGAAactttagaagaaaaaatagtACCAAGAACATGGAATACAagtcatttaaagttttattttagttgaaattcGGAGATGTACAAAGAAGGCTGTATATATATCTATCCATCAATGAAGAAGCATTATCCATTAACAATGTGTCGTTCATTTACATaactttcggtcttggatgatttcactctaagtgaaaacccacccgaaaaGAAATGTATTCATAAaactttcggtcttggatgatttcactctaagtgaaaacccacc encodes the following:
- the LOC137829002 gene encoding uncharacterized protein, whose product is MVAEPPILIKPELTQPIIVYLATSNEAIGAALIQENPDQKPIYFVSRSLQNAETRYPKVEKVALTLVYAARRLRPYFQNHQIIVRTDYPISKILRKPELAGRMVTWSMELSEYGIKYEPRGPIKAQALADFIIQMPTTAQQEQWILYVDGASSKKGSGAGTVLEGPDNFQIEMALRFEFRTSNNQAEYEALIAGLLLARDMGVENVICKSDSQLSVGQVRGDYQVKDPLLMQYYHKVLNVMQCFKQAEIKYIPRELNMKADSLSKLASQQRQLQHNSVIQQTLSHPTVGFEECCNVTTTKDEWIETYLEAIKNQEQGVQLDTKMTKKIASFVLIGDELYKRGYSIPLLKCLSKEQAQYVVKELHEGICGLHCGARTMTTKVCRAGYYWTTLREDCEIYVKTCKKCQEFGSLNHIPAQALQGITSPWPFQNGELIYSVHFHLAGDKLNS